TGCGCCCCTTTGCCCGGTCGCAGCTCCACGTTGTGAATGGTGGTGCCAGGCGGAATATTGCGCAGGGGCAAGGCGTTGCCGACCAGAATGTCGGCTTCCGGCCCGCTCACGACTTTCTGTCCGACTTTTAAACCCACCGGCTGCAAGATGTATCGTTTTTCGCCATCCGCGTAGCTGAGCAGTGCAATCCGCGCCGAACGGTTGGGATCGTATTCGATCGAAACCACGGTCGCCGGCACGCCCGCTTTGTCGCGCTTGAAATCAATGATGCGCAGCCGCCGCTTGTGTCCGCCGCCGCGCCGCCACACCGTAATGTCGCCGCGATTACGGCGGCCGCTGATGCGCTGTTTGGCTACGGTCAGCGGCTTGTGCGGCCGGTCCGTGGTCAGCTCTTCATTGACCAGGGTGGTCTGGAACCGCAAGGTTGATGTAATCGGTCTAAAAGTTTTAATCGCCATAATCAGCTCTCTACAAGTTCTGCGCGTACTCCGGCATCTTTTCGCCGCTCTTGAGTTTTACGTAAGCCTTCTTCCAGTCCGGGCGGTAGCCCGCAAAACGTCCGCGCCGCCGCTCCTTGCCCAGAAAGTTGGAAGTGCGCACCGTATCCACCTTCACCTTAAAAATAGATTGCACGGCTTCCTTAATCTCGGTCTTGGTCGCCGTGGGTGCCACCTGGAAGACCAGTGTCGCCTCAGTCTCTTTCACTCCTAGCCCTTTTTCCGTGATGATGGGGCGCCGAATGATCTGGTAAGCCGACTTCATTACGCTACCTCCGCCGTCTTGCGCGCCCGCTTCCGCGCAGCAGCCGGTTTGGCTTCTGTGGTTGCCTTCTGCCGTTTCGAGGCGGCCGACTTTAGCGAATCCTGCAACCGCTCCAGCGCCGGTTTAGCAAAGATCGCGCGCTCATATCGCAGCAAGTGATACGGATGGACGTTATTACCCCGCACCAGTTCCACACCGTCCAGGTTGCGCGAGCTGAGTTCCAGATTGCGGTTCTCAACTTTCGCTGCCTCTACGACAAGAGTGCTGCCGTCGCTTTTTAAGGCATCCAGCGCTTTGCGGAACTCCTTGGTCTTCGGCTCTTTTAGTTCAAAACTTTCCACGACCGTCAGCTTGCCATCCGCAAACTTCGCGGCCAGCGCCGAGCGCAATGCGCCCAGCAGCTTCTTCCTGGGAAACGCGTATTCATAAGAACGGGGCTGCGGCCCATGCACCGTTCCGCCATGCCGCCACAATGGCGAGCGAATGGATCCGACACGCGCGCGACCGGTTCCCTTCTGTTTCCACAGCTTCTTGCCCGATCCCGAAACTAGCTTGCGGTTCTTGGTAGCATGGGTGCCGGCGCGCTGTGCTGCGCGATACTGCTTCACCGCTTCCCAGAGCAAGTCTTCGTTCACTGCGCCAAAGACTTCGTCTGACAGCTCGAAGCTGCCGACCTTCTTGCCGCTCAAATTGAAAACGTCAATTGATGCCATAACTTTGCTCGTGTGGCGCAGACACTCTTGTCCGCGCACCTTTATTTTTTCTTTGCCGCCTGGCGCTTGGCTGCCTTCAGCGGGTCAACCGTGGTCACACCCGCGAATCCACGACGCTCTCTAGGCGGCTTTTTCGCTTTGTTGATGATCACGTAACCGCCGTTGGGTCCGGGCACACTGCCTTCCACCACCAGCAGGTTGTCTTCTTTGTCCACGCCCAGCACGCGCAGATTCCGCGAGGTCACCCGGTCGGTTCCCATGTGTCCCGACATTCGCATTCCTTTAAACACACGCGAGGGAAAAGCCGAAGACCCGATCGAACCTGGGATTTGGAACATCGATCCATGCGATTTGGGACCGCCGCCAAAATG
This genomic stretch from Terriglobales bacterium harbors:
- the rplD gene encoding 50S ribosomal protein L4, with translation MASIDVFNLSGKKVGSFELSDEVFGAVNEDLLWEAVKQYRAAQRAGTHATKNRKLVSGSGKKLWKQKGTGRARVGSIRSPLWRHGGTVHGPQPRSYEYAFPRKKLLGALRSALAAKFADGKLTVVESFELKEPKTKEFRKALDALKSDGSTLVVEAAKVENRNLELSSRNLDGVELVRGNNVHPYHLLRYERAIFAKPALERLQDSLKSAASKRQKATTEAKPAAARKRARKTAEVA
- the rplB gene encoding 50S ribosomal protein L2, which encodes MAIKTFRPITSTLRFQTTLVNEELTTDRPHKPLTVAKQRISGRRNRGDITVWRRGGGHKRRLRIIDFKRDKAGVPATVVSIEYDPNRSARIALLSYADGEKRYILQPVGLKVGQKVVSGPEADILVGNALPLRNIPPGTTIHNVELRPGKGAQMVRSAGGAAQLVAKEGDYALIKLPSGETRKVLQDCLASIGQVGNLDHENVAIGKAGRTRWMGRRPTNRGVAMNPVDHPHGGGEGKTSGGRHPVTPWGQPTRGYKTRNNKRTAKMIVSRRTK
- a CDS encoding 50S ribosomal protein L23, with protein sequence MKSAYQIIRRPIITEKGLGVKETEATLVFQVAPTATKTEIKEAVQSIFKVKVDTVRTSNFLGKERRRGRFAGYRPDWKKAYVKLKSGEKMPEYAQNL